From Candidatus Bathyarchaeia archaeon, the proteins below share one genomic window:
- a CDS encoding AsnC family transcriptional regulator, which yields MDDIDKILISELQEDGRKPLSQIAKRLGVSHVAVRKRLKKLLDKGLMSVMANLNLEALNAKAATVTVEVENYIRLKELMNMFKDCPRTVFLAPLTGSNLITVIVGEDAKTLENVIGVCSVRAQKGIRRSEVHVGNLPAYPKYLPIRIAGQRLSQTAPCGARCDLCESFKTEECVGCPSTKFYNGPL from the coding sequence TTGGATGACATCGACAAAATACTAATCTCAGAGTTGCAGGAAGATGGGAGAAAGCCTCTATCACAGATAGCGAAGAGGCTTGGGGTTTCCCATGTCGCCGTCAGAAAACGCCTCAAAAAATTACTGGACAAGGGGCTAATGTCGGTAATGGCGAACCTAAACCTTGAGGCGTTGAACGCGAAAGCGGCAACCGTGACCGTTGAGGTTGAAAACTATATAAGGCTGAAGGAGTTGATGAACATGTTCAAGGATTGTCCTCGAACCGTTTTCCTCGCGCCTCTAACCGGATCTAACCTGATAACAGTCATCGTAGGAGAAGACGCTAAAACCTTGGAAAACGTTATCGGGGTCTGCTCCGTGAGGGCTCAAAAGGGCATCCGAAGATCGGAGGTTCACGTAGGAAACCTCCCAGCCTACCCGAAATACCTACCGATCAGGATAGCTGGGCAACGCTTAAGCCAGACAGCGCCATGCGGCGCCAGATGTGATCTATGCGAAAGCTTTAAAACTGAAGAATGTGTCGGCTGCCCTTCAACCAAGTTTTATAATGGCCCCCTATAA